The following coding sequences lie in one Mercenaria mercenaria strain notata chromosome 5, MADL_Memer_1, whole genome shotgun sequence genomic window:
- the LOC123556294 gene encoding uncharacterized protein LOC123556294, with translation MCNSHGILVLIAACAVCVMQANANTQETCCIRPMNKDDVQYLRDYSVMHIFEVQIYNESTDPLRSDVSRTYKPWKWYRTTSEHGKTLLTLSFNFDVLSLSILTIGVERVNLKIKDIPEGCFGNLTAEERVDMLRDKVFDNFKRNRVKKKVPGEEDINAEVNEEPEIIYVCNNIVRDENGYAEFANRCCARDSDGNVTCSEHEDNFWITVLYICIFLVKLMLFMFAPLLVPSNMYTASYVASEYVVKLKNEVKMKVFVSESKTTSVRYKNRLSAEDFSDWYRFKESVAALPLDTICDVKVPELRIKVKGKRIIPANEPPTGLLRTAYDNLIRCKIRGLQPFKDCCSASIYASLQPLIRHKCTWEDLVLIFIKVVMLFLVPFPFYLRTFIYYRFEEEELQQRRDMIHELGFTQRYYPFRMNIVQYLTPTHGLFISAYSMYIICGIIIGFSEDYIKDKLKSIVRSAFHDMQNVSRTSVLQIVLGFLLWPFRKIGLLALLTCPIISALTAPVWCSVFVLYSVPTVYLAYRLIYHSKKKLGSDSSFFESDKPLGKTKQKVYKVHKKLVKIDKNVHIKRATFPDEEKSSPCISGYGRLSALRRFLAQILVSVFCVVVLTATVLLFVEACGVIVEVLVFTMMGIIVNAGATLRYVSMVLLVVVYMHSCYDNVYDNYLTFNGTIIDDVMDRVEDLKKIASLPSSMQENAAFQVKPVEAVDEIPTSLNLEKKEPQWRIGHLLLFFDSFDTPRIPLNLFKKLCEVRVHGAPGPVYINLLKATGKFSIIVIFLFFVMIVVMAFGSANQMSSTNQTLATLAGGFVPMLLKNVLSSKGVKLNLKTLSFKGQIDEIVSEYKQNWPIYDLIVEQYDPKAEEEEKEKENEENKEKDEKGKSDHTEKVAEDEKENEKQNREQSEKKTDTPALSRAGSTLALAMNVPAAGSTLMPPDPFHDSSEDLRPIGVPQNKGPAWFRRLSICPQEDNFVDLFIDLSEQEGVSPWQWMYGSNESVGESITMMNEIDTAEVDKRMPYNQRVNNHMNNNIETL, from the exons ATGTGTAACAGTCACGGAATTCTCGTGCTCATCGCGGCATGTGCAGTTTGTGTGATGCAGGCCAATGCGAACACACAAGAAACCTGCTGTATTAGACCTATGAACAAAGATGATGTCCAGTACCTGAGAGATTATTCAGTGATGCATATTTTTGAAGTTCAGATTTACAACGAATCCACGGATCCACTCCGATCTGATGTATCAAGAACATACAAGCCGTGGAAATGGTATCGTACAACATCTGAACACGGCAAAACACTTCTGACATTATCCTTTAACTTTGATGTTTTATCTCTTTCAATTCTTACGATTGGAGTTGAAAGAGTTAAccttaaaataaaagatattccAGAAGGCTGTTTTGGAAATCTAACGGCAGAGGAAAGGGTGGATATGTTGCGAGATAAAGTCTTTGATAACTTTAAAAGAAATAGAGTCAAGAAGAAGGTTCCTGGTGAGGAAGATATAAACGCTGAAGTAAATGAGGAACCCGAGATTATATACGTTTGTAACAATATTGTGAGAGATGAAAATGGATATGCTGAATTTGCTAACCGTTGTTGTGCTAGAGATTCGGACGGAAACGTAACGTGCtcggaacatgaagataatttCTGGATAACAGttctgtacatttgtatttttctcGTGAAACTCATGCTGTTTATGTTCGCGCCCTTGTTGGTTCCGTCTAATATGTACACTGCTTCTTATGTGGCATCTGAATATGTcgtaaaactgaaaaatgaagtaaaaatgaaagtatttgttAGTGAGAGCAAAACAACATCTGTCCGTTATAAAAATCGACTGTCAGCAGAAGACTTTTCGGACTGGTACAGATTTAAAGAAAGCGTTGCTGCCCTACCGCTCGACACAATCTGTGACGTAAAAGTTCCTGAACTGAGAATAAAAGTGAAAGGAAAGCGAATAATCCCAGCAAACGAACCACCAACGGGGCTTCTTAGAACTGCATATGACAATCTCATACGATGTAAAATTAGAGGATTACAACCTTTTAAGGACTGTTGCAGCGCAAGTATTTATGCTTCACTTCAGCCATTGATAAGACACAAGTGTACATGGGAAGACTTAGTTCTGATTTTTATCAAAGTAGTAATGTTATTTCTGGTTCCCTTTCCATTCTACCTACGTACTTTCATCTACTACCGGTTTGAGGAGGAAGAACTTCAACAGCGGAGAGATATGATCCACGAACTCGGCTTTACACAAAGATATTACCCTTTTAGAATGAATATTGTTCAGTATCTGACACCCACACACGGGTTGTTTATATCTGCTTATTCAATGTACATTATTTGTGGAATAATTATTGGATTTTCTGAAGATTATATCAAAGACAAACTGAAGTCAATAGTCAGATCGGCATTCCATGACATGCAGAATGTTTCGCGCACTAGTGTTCTTCAAATAGTTCTCGGATTTCTTCTGTGGCCTTTCCGAAAGATAGGACTCCTTGCTCTGCTGACATGTCCAATAATAAGTGCGCTCACTGCGCCTGTGTGGTGCTCAGTGTTTGTATTATATTCAGTGCCTACTGTTTATCTCGCATACCGACTCATTTATCATTCCAAAAAGAAACTTGGTAGCGACAGTAGTTTTTTCGAGTCTGACAAACCGCTTggaaaaaccaaacaaaaagtgTACAAAGTACACAAGAAATTagtaaaaattgacaaaaacgTACATATTAAACGGGCAACATTTCCCGATGAGGAGAAAAGTAGTCCGTGTATTTCAGGATATGGCAGATTATCCGCATTAAGGAGATTTCTCGCTCAAATATTGGTCAGCGTGTTTTGTGTTGTTGTCCTGACCGCGACTGTTTTATTGTTTGTAGAAGCATGTGGAGTTATAGTGGAAGTGCTCGTGTTTACCATGATGGGTATTATAGTGAACGCAGGTGCTACGTTACGTTACGTCAGTATGGTGCTCCTTGTCGTTGTTTACATGCACAGTTGCTATGACAATGTTTACGATAACTACTTAACATTTAATGGGACGATAATCGATGACGTAATGGACAGGGTGGAAGATCTAAAGAAAATTGCAAGTTTGCCATCCAGTATGCAAGAAAATGCTGCATTTCAG GTGAAACCAGTAGAAGCTGTGGATGAGATTCCTACTAGTTTAAACTTGGAGAAGAAAGAGCCACAATGGCGTATTGGACACCTCTTATTGTTCTTCGACTCTTTCGATACACCAAGAATTCCATTGAATCTGTTTAAGAAACTGTGTGAAGTGAGAGTCCATGGTGCCCCTGGACCAGTTTATATCAATTTACTGAAAGCTACAGGAAAGTTTTCTATAATTGTCATTTTTCTCTTCTTTGTTATGATTGTTGTTATGGCATTCGGAAGTGCTAACCAAATGTCCTCAACAAATCAGACATTGGCTACTCTTGCTGGTGGATTTGTTCCAATGTTGCTCAAGAACGTTTTGTCCTCTAAAGGagtaaaattgaatttgaaaactCTAAGCTTTAAAGGGCAGATTGACGAAATTGTGtcagaatataaacaaaattggccGATATATGATTTAATTGTGGAGCAGTATGATCCAAAAGCTGAAGAagaagaaaaggaaaaagaaaacgaagaaaataaagaaaaggaCGAAAAAGGTAAATCTGACCACACTGAAAAGGTAGCAGAAGATGAAAAGGAAAACGAGAAACAAAATAGAGAACAGTCAGAGAAGAAAACCGACACACCTGCTCTGTCAAGAGCTGGTTCTACATTGGCTTTGGCAATGAATGTTCCAGCTGCAGGGAGCACTTTAATGCCACCAGATCCATTTCATGACAGTTCAGAAGATCTTCGTCCAATTGGAGTGCCACAGAATAAGGGACCGGCATGGTTTCGTCGTTTATCAATTTGTCCTCAAGAAGACAATTTTGTGGATCTTTTCATTGACTTAAGTGAACAGGAAGGTGTGTCACCATGGCAATGGATGTACGGTTCAAATGAATCAGTTGGCGAATCTATAACGATGATGAATGAAATCGACACTGCAGAAGTTGACAAACGTATGCCATATAATCAAAGGGTTAATAATCATATGAATAACAATATTGAGACTCTTTAG